ACCCTGCAGAATATAAAGTCATTTAAACAAAACCCACTGTTACACTTATAATCCATCACTAATCAGATCTGTGCCATTCTGCATGTAGTTAGTCCAAAACTATATAAAATAGTTGTACATTCTGACTTAAAAACATTACTTTCTTACGTTACTTTAAGAATGCAGGACTTTCAGTAGCGCTGAAAAACATGTTTCGTGGAAACTGATTGCTGATTAGAAAACCACGTCAACCAAATGAATCATCAGAGTTCTGATTCTATCGACACAAAACAACCTGCTGATCGAGGCCTTTTGGAGCCAGAAATGACTAATGTAGTAACTGATTAACTGAGGTGCAGCTCCTCCCTCCACACATCTGAGCGGCCGCTCTTCTGCGATCCTTCCACATCAGAACACATCTGGATGCACGATCCTCGTGAATGCACCGTAGTCAACGCCTGCTGCACCTCAGCGATAAAATCCTTGTATTTCAGCGCTGCGAGGAAGTCCGGTAGATTCGTCTGAACGTCCCTCCTCACCCAAGTTTGTTCAATGCGGTTCAGCGCGTCGCTCACGGACGCCTCGACACGCGAAGGGACAGAAATTCGGCCTTCTGATAGTTAGCAAGGCCGACTTTCCTCGGGATCCAAACGTGTGGCTAAAAGTTGTGCGAGGGACAAGCTGTCAAGCTTCCCGAGGGACACAACCCCAAGGGTTGTTTTTCATCTATTCTATTCAATGTACTCTTATTTAATCAAATTCTTTCCATTTCTGTTGGTTGGATACAAAACCTTTATTTTTGGCACATCAGGTCTGATTCCAGTTTACTCGTCTTGATTATTTAGTCGCGTTCGCCGTTTATCTTGTTTGTAATCAACGTTTAGATGAACATCCTGAACCATTTCCTCTGCTGCGAGGTGTGAAAGAGCAGAACATCTCAGCTTGGTTATCTATCATTTTacctataaatatatatatatattcatgtgcTCATCCGGGTGCTGTAACCGTCGATTCTAAGCGACGAAATGCTGATGAAACCCTTTTGTTGTGAGATGTGAATTTGTCTGCAAGAGTTCGATTCCTAAAGCTTCGGGAGGAGCGTGCACGCATCAGACCCGTACCGGATCAAGTGCGTCTGTTAGAACTACTTGCGAGCCTCGCGGCCTCCTGTGGATCCCGGAGTTCTCCGTTCTCCTGCTTCGGGTCGCTCGCGCTACACGTCGTTTCCGTTTTTTGCAAGAACGACGGGGTGATTCACAATCACGTCAGGCATCGCTTATCTCTTAAATTCTCTGTGGTATTTTATTCACGTTAAGGCCACAGGAAGCGCGGCATTGCATCGCCTCGGTTTCTCGTGTTTTGAATTTCACAATcagagggggggttgttttgaAGGTTTCTTTTGTGAAAGGGGAGTTTTGTCGAGGTGTAACCACTGAACGTGGTGTAATGTTGATGGAGCTCATAAAATGCCTCGGCGTGGACGCAATGATGACCGACCTGGGTGGAGCTTCTAAAAACAAGGAACACACCCCTCCGAATGGAACAAAAAAGGGAAGACCCTTCACAGCACAATTCACTTTGCAACTGTTATTGAATCCTTTTAGGTTTGTAAACTCGAGCCAGTTGAATCTTTTGGCGGCGCACCGCTGATCCTTCGTTCGGGGGGAAAGGTTTCGAGCCGACGCCATGCAAAGACACGTTAGAAGGCCCTGAAGCTACTGGCTCAAAGGCACAGTCAGGAAAGGTCATTTCAACAAGGTGGCCCCCACTATGAGCCGCACGGGCCCCTTATTATGAGTTAAATGTATGAACATGGGAGACAAGAGGTGACTTAAGTTAAGTAACGTGTTTGAACAAACCAGTCGCTGTGACCTTTCATCtttcaaaaaaagaacattgtcCAAAGTGTATTTAGCTGGTGGTGAATTTAACATATTAATAAGGTTTGTTTATCAGTTATCAGACTTGCACCTGATTGACCAGCCATTGTTTCTGCCACACAAGACCCGCACGGGACACACGGGACGAGGGACACGAGACAAGGGGGCCAGTGCAGCAATACTGCAGCACCAATGAATAGCAATGAAATTCTCTCGTCGCTGGTAACCAACAGGCCAGTTtatttaaaagtgtgtgtggagctTTGAAAGCCGACATGATTCATTCGCACACGCGTGTCACACGTTAAAAGGGGGATGCGGGGTGGACCCCCCAACTGAACCCTTCAGGCTGCACCGACACGCTTCGTCCTCAAGGAGGCGGTGTTGTCTCGCTGTGGATCTATTCACGCGCAGAACATGGTGAGAGAGCAACAGTTTATTCCTTCAAAAGACTCGACAAGAAGACtcacaaatcaaataaaaacaaaatagtcaatagcatttgcatttttaaaaaaagcagatgAATCATCTTACTGAAATCTACCCAACTCGCATTAGAAATCTAAATCAagaagacattaaaaaaaaatgatgcacaCTTTCGACACCCGTCTGTGGCCGATTGAATCAGTCGTCGCGTGAACCGGAGCCTCCGCGCGCCTTCTTCATGGTGCCATCGATCCAAGTTCTGTAGAGAGGGATCTTAACAAAACAGTAGATGGCGGGGTCCTTCGACTTTGGCTCGAACACGTTGGAGAAGACACCGTACGCCTTtccgtcctcacagaccagCGGCCCACCAGAGTCTCCCTGGAAGCAGACACAAGTCATGCCGATAATTATCGATGACTGACATTCGTTCGTCCACGTGACGCTACGCCGAACACGTACTTGGATTGGTCCTTTTTCTCCCTCGGAGCAGTAAAAGTTGGACTCGTCACACGGCCGGAAGGAAATTAGTTTGACCTTGACCTCCATGAGTTTAGAAGACACCACGGAGTTTTTccctgtttctgtttttccccAGCCGGACACCAGGCAGGTCTTTGGCCAAGAGACGTTCCCTTCGTCTGCGAGAGCAATGGGTGCCACGTTTTTGTTGAAAATCGCTTTGGAGCTCAACTGGAGGAACggagaaagataaaaaaaagaagcagaaaaaccATCCTGTAAAAAACACCTGAAATGGCTTCATCAGCGCTTgtaaatgcaaacatttcccCCACCTTGAGAAGCATCATGTCATTTCTGAAATCAGTCGCGTTGTAGTCCTGGTGCTGGAACGTTTGCGCAACAGACAGGACCTGTATTCCTTTACCGTGGACGTCGTGGACTCCCAGGAAGACCTTGTGGGACCTGAATCAAATAGGAAATTAAATgatcccaacaacaacaacaaaaaatgtcgCAATTGCATCGTATTTGTCAAATAGCTTGATCTAGATTTGAGGCGGCGCTGCGCCTCATCAATGAGCGGACTGACTTGGCTCGGCAGTGGGCCGCGGTCATCACAAAGTCCTCGCTGAGGAGGAAGCCGCCGCATCTTCTGTGCTGGCCGTTGTGCATGTGCAGCTCCAGCAGCGCCATGTAGGGCCGCGTGTGCGGCGCCGCCTCGTGGCCCCCGACGATTCCACCTGCgtcgcctggggggggggttcttttatATTACACTCATCCGTCGTCACTCACTCTGGGCGATGTCTACGTCTGCTTTACttattttctctgtttcttctcacattgattgatttgataGTTCCACCGCAGTCTCGCTGTCTTTAGGCCTCACTGAGCTTTCTGATGTAACTTTTTAAATTAGACACGCGGGTCTTTCTGACAGAGTGGCGTGCAGGTGTTAAGTTGATGGTTTTGGCATTTTCATGTGGACTGCAGTGTATTGAGAGGTTAAGCACAATATTATAAAACCGACTCATAATGTATTCCAGTACAACGACACCGTTGTCCTCAGTaatacatgaatacatttctgAGACTGAACATTAGGAGCTTTGTAAAGGCAGATTACATGGCAGAGCCGGTGACCCGCTAACCTCACCGGCCTCCTTTAAAATTGATAAACAATATGATATAAACAGACCTTTTCCTCCGTGCACTGTTTGCACATTAATGTGcatggaaaaaacacacacacacacacacacacacacaacagaactCACCTCGACCAGCGAGCGTCAGCGCGAGAGTCAGCGTGAGCAGCTCGCGGCGGGCGAGCATGTTGAGATCAGAGTCCAGATGAGCTGCTGAGCAGCAGTGGCGTGCGTCGCTGACAACATCGGCGCCTAAATACCTCCCCGCGCGAGATCGAGAGAGGCGCGTCAGCGTGGTTTGTGAACCACGAGGACAGcgcgcaaacacaaacacaaaaaggctTCTCCTGCAGGCCGATTGGTGTCGGGCCTTGTGtgtggtcgggggggggggtgatggtgcATATGTGTTAATCTAATTCATGAACGTTATAACAATGTGCGGCCAATAATTGTGCAACAATTATTGCACCAAcaattattgcaccaacatttattgcgatatgcgatattattgcaattctTTAGACCATTTATGCCACTGATGACAATAAAATAGtcgttaaatgttaaatgtgaaaTGAATATCGCAAGCAAACGTTCCAATATCGTGCGATATGTCGGTGTGTTGCATATCGCGACCTGCACGAAGGCTGAACTCATTTTCCGTGACTGAGGTTTCTTTAAGTGACGCCTTCGAGCAGAGACTCAAGCATCCGTCTAATATATTAAGTCCTGTTTCCATTCATTTGGCATCGAGCACCACGCCACCACTTAATTGCGTAGGCGACCGCAGACCGGCTTCTGATTGAGTCACATGGTGCAGCAGCTGAAGGGAGCCGTGACATCATCGCTCATAATTCATCCGCCCGGTGAGCTCGCGGCCTCCGGTGTCCCTACGAAGCCTCAGAAGCGCGTCTGCTACCAAAAGGTAACATTATTACGACGTTATCATGAGGCGGCGTGTAAAAATAGCGCTTGTGTGAGAGTGCGGTTTGTGGGAGGGGAAATTTGACCCCCCCGAGCGACCGGAGGAATGAAAAAGTCATCAGCGGCTCCTGAGCAGCTTCATggtaaaacaatatttcagtCAGTGAGCGTGAGGCACTGTGGGGATTTCTTTATTATAAAAATGCAATCAAAACATAAATCGCACGCGATTCCGTACGCGCGTGCGCGCGTCCACAGCTCGGGGGGCTCAGCGGGGATATTTGCTCCAGCCTGAGATAATAACTCACAGCGGCTACCCGGCGAAGAGGGAAGGGGAGCTGGGCATTAGCTCAAGGCGACGACCGAAGCGGCGGCGGCAAAGGCCGCCACGCAGCGTCCACCGCCGACCCCCCGAAACGTGCAGCTCGCCGGCCACGGACGCCTCCTCAGTCTAGACTCAagtatgtccccccccccacgttatGAAGGACAATTTAATGtgctggaggggagggggggagcaaagagaaggaggtgggggattgaacaggtttttttgggggggggttgagctcCTGGAGTCCAGGGCAGCGATGGGAATCGCAGGAGGCCCGTCGCTGAGAGCGGCCGGCTGGTTTCCCCATCGCGGCACAGCAACGAGGGGAAGCGGGAATGTGAAAAACAGCCgcgcaaaaaaaacatccatcacGGCGCAAATTACATGTtcatgaagaagaaaagggaaaagggacGACAAATAAAAGGCGGCAGACTGAGAGACGGACATTCCTGGAGCGGGGATGGCGGATCAAACCCCAGGACTCAAGGTTTACAGACGTTCGTCCTGATGTCAGCTGACTCGTGTCACACAAACAATCTTTTCTTGGGCTTCGTGATCACATGACGCGGTTTTGCATTTGGCGCTTTTTTGTCAACCGGATCTCGATCTCACTCATTTCAACGATATTTAACGTTTCACAAGAAGTTTGAGGTTTTTGAAACTTAAAACATCACGGGTGCACTTAAATAATGAATTAGGAATAGCGATGGCATCCTGGTGGAAAGTCCCCTCCCAGCCACCATACTTTCCGTGAAATGTCACTGGCCCTGAGTgcagcacattaacacacaagtGTGTATCTTGTTTGTTTATAGCACGATACGAGCAACATGGGAAAGTGAAAAAATCCAAATAATTAAGAATATAATAATCGTGGAGTGATGATAATTAAGCGCCATGTCTTTGGTGATGAATTATCTTAACGCGTAATCTACTCGGTTTGGTTTTGTCCTGAAttctgataataataatctgtcGCCTGTTCCTGCTTCGCATAACCGGATTAAACTTGTTAACTTTCACTGTTAAATCATCAACTAAGTTGTGAAAATGTAGAATTTAGAAGCAGAATGTGTACAAAACCAAACTTTAATCAAATGTGATCCTTCATGAGTTTTAAGACGCAGCACATTTAGTGGGTCCATAAAAAACTAATGCGCTTACTTACTTATTCTGGTCGTCTGCTATTTGATTCAGAAGAAAACTTAACACATTAATTTGAATTAACCCTATTTTCCCAGTGAATTATCTGACATCTGGTAGATAAGGcagctcacaaaaaaaaaaaaaacttttgtttcGATCCGAGCAATCGCTCAAACGATCTCCCCAAACTCACCATTTCTCACGGGAGCCGCGCTCTTGGATGTGACATCAGGCCACGTCGAGCTGCCGTCCTCGTCGCTATCTTGATGTCGACCGTCGCCTGAGCAGGAAACCGCAGAGAACATGAAGCGCGCAggcgtgttgggggggggattgtgaTTCAATCAGGAAAGCAAATCTTGTTTCCATCGACGGAAAAACATAACTTCTGTGTTGTTGATGCACAAGAAGAActgatgcagaagaagaagaagaagaaattgaGGTCAACGGTAATAATTAACACGATATGAAAGATGTGCTGAATGAGTCATCACTATGCCACATGTAACTCAATATTTAATGCCTAATCAAGGCCTCCATGACAGTGACACAGTACCTGCACACCGGTTTGCATCCATATTAAAACGAGAATGTAGAAATGAATATCCACGCGTGTTTGTGACATTGCCCTTTCATTGTGAACTCTCATCTCCTCATTGTGAACTCTCAAAACCGTCTCGAGTTGCTTCTGTTTGACAGCTTCATCACTCCGGCACATCAGCTGGTTCCTCGCGTCCACGTGCATCTTTCATTTCCTGTCTGCAGTGTTGCTCACGAGCCTCGGCTGCCGGCAGCGGTGCTACTCTGTCAAAAACACGTCGACCTACACGATGAAAATGATGGACCGAGCGGTCGGTTAATAACAATGTGTAATTATATAAATAGAAAGCCGGTGACTGaaaaagggagaaggaaaagaggaaaatcCTTTGACTGAGCTTCCAACAACATCAGTTATGTCGActgtgtgggtgtttttctgTTCAGCTTTTCAATTCGAAAAACACATGGCGTCTATGTGCTCAAGACATGGGATTCATATTCAGACGTATCGGATTTAAACCTGAATAATGACAGAATGCTGATTTTATTCTTTTACCCTCTTTTCATTATGTTGAGGAGTGAAGATTTCCCAGCAAAACACAGTCAggcctatttttattttttacaagaaAAACGATACCAGCAGCTAAAAGCTTTTTATGACATCAGGCCTCTGAAAAGGACACGAAATACACTCACTCGCTAAAGCAACTAGCTGTGCATCGGTTTCTGATCCATCCGAAATATGAACTTTCCAAATCCAGCCAGACTCAACTCAACGGTCACATGCATCCATGACCCCGTGTGACCTCTTCATTCAGCCCACCCTAATCACGGGGATCAGGGGATCTCTTATGAACTGTCGCCGGGCAACCACTGAATCTGTGGCAGCGTTCGTTTTGCACAAACATCAAGTGCGCGTTGCCTTGTAGTCGATCCCAAGGGCTCAACCAGCACTTGGATCGCAGCTCGTGAAACACACTTCTGACCAAAACGCTCCCCCGGGCTGCTGCAGCCGCGAACCGTCGGGTTCGTAATCGCTCAGACGCTTTCAACGGTCAACAGCTTTCGCAGCTCAGCTTTTCAGCTTTCAGAAACAAACCTGACAATTCAAAAGAGTCGCCGGAGCTCTGATTCCTACGTGAACAAAGAGCCGTTTTATGTTCTCACCGCGTGAAGCCCGACTGAGGCGTTCGGGGGGCCTCCGGGAATCGCGGGATCTAACGGCGCCTGTCCACTCCTCGCAGATGTGCACGCAGAAACACAGAATACCTTCGCAGTGTCTCCTCATCAGTCTGTCTGAGTGTTCtgaccacagagagagagagagagagagagagagaaaaccacGTGGAAACAAAAACGGGCCTGTGAGGGTGCTGGACGGGCTCTCGTGGTGCACGCCAGGCCTGGAGGTAGCGGCAGAAGACGAATGCATCAGCCCTTTTCTCTCACAGAGAGCGAACCGCGGATCGAACCGGAGAGCGGCGGTAAACTGATATTTAGGCATTCCCGCTGGTGTCACCGAGGGAAATGATGGAGGTGCCAGATGTGGAAGTTAGAGGTGGTTTTGGTGTGATGGTGCTTCTTGTTAACCAGCGTTTATTTTAGTTACACTCTTTGAGGCCCATAATACATCATAGAATTCAGCTTACAGCACCGTATCATTATAGTTATAAGCACTCAATCAGTGATACTTTATAATGAGAATCAAAATACCATAGTTACATTGTACTATTTCAGTGGAGAACGTCTTACCTGCGTCTTGCAACGTGGACGTTTTAAATGTTTACCATTCgtgtaaagaaacaaaaagataaGGGGAAAAAAGCCATTATCTGTTAATGCAAATGCCTTTTGTTAGCTTCCCATGCTTCCCTTTTACACAGGAGACCTTCAGTAGATTGGTCCACCAGATGGGAAAAGGGTATTCAGGGTATTTGGCAGTCAGTGGGAGGACAAAAGGCAGGTATTTGGAAACGCAAAGTTTTATTCATGGAGAAAACAGACGAGCACTCGCTATCTGATGATGGGATCGGACGCAGAGAGGGACACCCAACACTCCCGCTGGGCACCTAAAATGCCCGTTGGGCACCCAACACACCCGCCGGACACCCAACATGCCCACTGGACACCCAACACGACCGCCGGGCACCCAACATGCCTACTGGACACCCAACACGCCCGCTGGACACCCAACATGCCTACTGGACACCCAACACGCCCGCTGGACACCCAACATGCCTACTGGACACCCAATATGACCGCCGGGCACCCAACGTGCCTACTGGACACCCAACACGACCGCCGGGCACCCAACGCACTCACTGGACACCCAACATGCCTACTGGACACCCAACACACCCGCTGGACACCCAACATGCCTACTGGACACCCAACACGCCCGCTGGGGCAGCGGTTTTTCTAGAGGCCCATTTTCTCACAAAGACCACCCGCGCAACGGCAAATGTGCAAGCGTTTTCTTCTGTTTAACTGCAGGTCAAaaggcacaacacacacacacgcacacacacacacactgttatgaGTAGTTTCATTGCTGTGCAGCAATTAAGTTTTCAGGCCAAATTCCGCCGTTTTCTTTGTTTCACCCGCACAAGTCAACTGTGAATCAGAAAAACAGAgaaacttatttttttcttcttcacaaaaACGTCTTTTCGAAAAGGGTTAGAGTGTTTGTGCAGAAGTGGTTTTGAGTGCGACGGCTTCAGCATTGATGCATGTGTTGGTTTTGGATGCGGTGCGCACACAACCGGGTAAATGAGACTTGGAGTACACAGAAAgagttgtattatattatagacttctctctgctctttgaTCCAAGTTTTCCTCCTAAGAATTCAAGGGAAATAAGGGAGTAATTATATGCCAACGGCAATTTTGTGCGTGAAGTATTCCTTTAATAGCAGCTATCCCTCACTGTCACACTTGGCGTTTACTGACCTCCCTCCGACTCCGTTTGGCCGGTGAATCTGGGTCAGCTCAGATGCTCAAAAAGAAACAAGGGAaggaacctggaggagacgCTGAAGTAGAAACGGGAGCTGATGGAGATGATGTGATGGGAGACCCGAGGTGGTGCTGCTCCGCTCGCCATCTCATTGCCACACGGCTGAGGAGGCTTTTGTGAGGTTTTGTTGTGGACTCACAGGATGCATTTAAACACGAAACGATGATCGCGTGATTGTCAATCGGCGCTTTTAGTGTCTTTGAAACAAAATTGCAGccggtgttaaaaaaaaagacgccTAGATCACATTTTGCTGCAGAAGTGTATTTTCAGGGTTACAGCAGATTACAtgatgtcacacctgtatgtcaagttgcgtttttgtcctgtctccagttgttttttgacttcctgttttattttggaaactaactccctctcgtttcaggtcccttgcccttcctcatgtgtcaccagtctgattgtctcccctgattcctgattgtgtccacctgttcccacaactccctcatgggtacttatagtctgcgtcgccccttgtcctgtgccagtgtgtcttgttgttttgccctgcacaccagccctcacgtcacgagtcaagtcaagtccgataacgtttgtcacgtccttttgatccctgttacatttcctcgtttaagagagattttgagtttttgccttttgaattttgatctcaaccttttttcctcattaagagagattttgagttttttccttttgaactttgatcgcgacctttgtttcctcgttaagagagattttcagttttttcttgttattaataaaaagcaatatcagctgaaccctctgcgtccgagtcctcctccttcctgcctgacacaTGAAGATTAAGGCTTCGGCATCAGCTGCCTGCATGTCAGAGGCGACTGATTTGATTAACAAATCGTTTGATGTCCCAAACAATTCTcagctttcatttttttggtcGCCATTCATTACTTTGCCTTTCATTGAACATTTGATAGTGTACTGATCTGAACGAAAATAGAGAAAGGGATACTGGCAATAAATAAACTACTCACCACCAGAAGTGAGGATGTCTTGTCTCAATTCTAAAAGCTCCGATTCCAGAAATGAGTAGCAACTGATATATTTGATACCGTAGAACAAATAGTTGCGATCTCATCAGCAGGTGTTAACCACAGACTTTCATTCAGGCACCTTGACCCGCTTCCAAAATACCCCGTACACGTAACACGTTGTTACACGTAACAACATGCTGTGTCATGTCCGGTTTTCAAGCTATAAATGAACACCTATAATCTGAATCTGTTTGTACTGCAATGTAAGATACAACAGCATTAGCTCCTCTGTAAGGAGAGGTCTCCATTTGGAGGTGTGGGTTTGAATCCCACTTCAGGCAAGTTGTTTTTGTAGATTTCAACGCTGCTGAATTAATAAAGCATTACCTTATCTTAACTCCTGATAAAGATACTGATACGATTACctactgtttgtgtgtttggatgccagcattcattcattcctgcAGCACATATGATGATTTGGTGCAAATGATGATTTCGATGCAGAAAAGCTCCGTTGCTGcagctcacaaacacaaacccacagAGCACATAATCGCTGCAGGATGTTCGTGACTCATGAAGGTTGCTGTGAAGCTGCACACTGCATATTATCTCATCTCTCTCATCtccaaccgcttatccggggt
This Gasterosteus aculeatus chromosome 8, fGasAcu3.hap1.1, whole genome shotgun sequence DNA region includes the following protein-coding sequences:
- the LOC120823386 gene encoding mast cell protease 2 isoform X1, whose translation is MFSAVSCSGDGRHQDSDEDGSSTWPDVTSKSAAPVRNGDAGGIVGGHEAAPHTRPYMALLELHMHNGQHRRCGGFLLSEDFVMTAAHCRAKSHKVFLGVHDVHGKGIQVLSVAQTFQHQDYNATDFRNDMMLLKLSSKAIFNKNVAPIALADEGNVSWPKTCLVSGWGKTETGKNSVVSSKLMEVKVKLISFRPCDESNFYCSEGEKGPIQGDSGGPLVCEDGKAYGVFSNVFEPKSKDPAIYCFVKIPLYRTWIDGTMKKARGGSGSRDD
- the LOC120823386 gene encoding granzyme B isoform X2, whose translation is MLARRELLTLTLALTLAGRGDAGGIVGGHEAAPHTRPYMALLELHMHNGQHRRCGGFLLSEDFVMTAAHCRAKSHKVFLGVHDVHGKGIQVLSVAQTFQHQDYNATDFRNDMMLLKLSSKAIFNKNVAPIALADEGNVSWPKTCLVSGWGKTETGKNSVVSSKLMEVKVKLISFRPCDESNFYCSEGEKGPIQGDSGGPLVCEDGKAYGVFSNVFEPKSKDPAIYCFVKIPLYRTWIDGTMKKARGGSGSRDD